The genomic stretch ACCTCGGTAAAAACTTTTGCCAAAGCAGAGATTTACCGACTCGAAAAATCGATCGTAGAGTCCGTACTGAGTAGCAGTTCGCCTTCAGGAATACTCCGAAACTACGTAACATTAAGCACTCTGAAGAATACATTGCAAAACTTCGCTCTCGAGGTTTATTTCTTCACAAGCTATTTCAGTAactattaatgaaatttttcGAAAACATTGTAGGTTGTTGTACTATAAAGTTTTCAGGAATATCTCAGAAAGTTGATGTGTTTTTACAACCATTGATTGCAATGCAAtcgttatttttcttaaatttccACCTCATTTAGTGGTTACATCATCAAATTTAAACATTACGATTAACAAAACAATCCATTCAATTGCCAGCTATTAGATGTTATATTATCACACAGTTGATAAGCAGTTGTTTTGCTTATTTGAATGATGTTTGATTTGTAAATTCCAGACTCAATCAAACAAAAtcatagtaatataatatttattttacactagcCACTCTTCCCGGGTTGAAacggaataaaaaatatagcttATGTCAGTCATAGTGTATTTCTACTGATGTTGTAATTTTTGATCAATTAacatgtttaaatttatgtacatAACAACATAAAAACGCACCATCAAACTTGTATAAAAAGTCAATAGCTTACGGGTTTCACCATatcatttcaaattttaaaattgttttttataatgCTTTTGCTTTTTGCAAAAATGAGCCTCATAAATCGTTATCAATTTAAATGATGAATATTTAAACTGTTTTGTAACTGCCCCAATTTGCAAAATAAATGTCAACATAGTTAAGATTGATCATGATACAATGAATAAAACGCGAATTAAAAATCCAATTTTCAGAGTGTAATAAATAGCATTGAATTTGTGTTAAGGTCTAATAAATTCTACTGTAATAGTGAAAGTGCTAAAACATCTTTCTGTTACCATTCAAATGTTCTAACACTGTATAGCGGATTGTATAATAACATCTTACTAAACAAGTTTAACAAGTATGAATCAATTTCCTGCTAACAAGACGTTTATTATTCttcaatgtattttatacCTTCTATGTgttaaaacacatttatttttattgattcttgagcttaattaatataaaaagtaaggAAATGAAAACTTGTTCATAATTAAGAAGTTTATAATGTGATGGAGATAATTATGAcaaagatacaaaaaaatagaaggcgtttttttgtatctttgaATTTCTGaagaatttcataaaatttattcaaatattatttgctttacatttcaaatcattttaatttaaatgataacTATTTATTGACTGTTTTGAATATCCAAAAATAACatctagtttttaatatattttccataaatatttttcaacaatATATTTGCCACATATGGATACCTTTATCCACTTGAAagaaagatatttaaaatacataatacaaataGCTTGACCTACTAACTTGAATTACaattatgttaatatatgCACAAATTTACAAACAGGTTAGAAGACCACATTGCCTTTTTCATTACACTTCAGACAAAAGTTACATAAAGACGAAAAAGAAATCCCACTTTCACTTTCTATAAGCACTTTCGTTTGcacatttaaattgtatgttGTTTCCTTGCAATTATAAAcatgttattgttttaaacaaactttttgGTGACGCAAAGGTTATTAGAATTGCAAATGGGGATAACATACTTTGATAAATTAGAAAACCTACCCTATATATGTCATTAGGAAACACATAAGAATTACAACactttgatatttaaattttttaattcatatgaATATTGCCATTGGTCtcattattacataatattaaaggtttgttaaaaatgtcTCCTAAAGGCACTATAATAGGTGTCATtcctgtaaaaaaaaatatcatagtCCTCGTCCATTCAGGGCGGACATTTCAAATTTTCAGCAACAAGGGATtctataaaatcaataaattattaacattttatccTATTGAAATATATGTGACCATAAGTCATAAATCATATTGCAACATGCTTATAAAACATATACacaatataaagtttaaaaaataaatttaaaaatcatatctaatattcaaacaaatattattcaccatatattaaatttatggaAGATTTACACTTGAAGCCAAATGAAGAAAACcttttctatataaaataattactcgTCACAGTTATTTGagccataaataaaattatcaaaatccgACGGtcttttcaaatttatatttctacaaagcatttaaaataaataatagaattacacaaaatattaaaattatttttatgtccaTGTCCATTATCCatataaattgatttgatatGATTCAagtgtaataatattgtaatgctgttaaataatagaaatgtTATAtggttattaaataattccgGTGCTGTTACTTCCTGGATATCAAGAGCAAACAACTTTCGCCCAGTAAAGATACGGCCTCAGATTGTTCCTGCGCGCGCGCAACCAAAACTCGCCACGGAACGTTACGAATACCTTAGCGCCAGTTACTTTAACATTACGCAAGTCCTAAATCATTAACTCAACGTTGCAAATATGCAACCAAGTCAGCGGAACTTGCAAACATCCTAGAGTTCTTATCAGCAAAAAATGTTATCATAaaaagttgaaaaaaaaaaccactCGTTGGAAACTTTAGTATTTTGCTGATTGATTAATAAGTAAGctgaaatgttttataatataccatCAAACGAATCATGAAATATCTGCTCACCGTTTATGTTTATCACGCCAAATCccaaacaatataatatctgtCACTCACACGTTAAAACACAAAACACAGAATTATTTCACCTCTTGACATCTGACATGGTTTAAAAATCTTGAATTATCACAATTATATCTCACTATCAAAAccgtttattaaaatagttaatttaaaaacaataaaatatagcaaAACGATCGCAAAATAACGATACAAAACGTAAACAGCTGCCTACTTTGACAGCACCGTCGATTAAACTGACAACTGAGTCTGCCAACCATGATCACGAAAACACTTTCGCTTTCATGTACCAACATTAAAACCAAATTATTACCTAcgctacaaaatatttttctcccATTTGAACAAATCTCATATTTCCCGTAAATAAAAGTAAGCCTTGTTTGTTTTCTATTACAGCTGATGCTTACCAGCTCACTTACCAGTGTTATTCAAAGATAATGAATAGTTcagttaaatttttaaaagtattttttgaaataattttgtagGTACAGTCTACTTTTTctcagatattattttttaagttattatacGAACTTGAGTttcagtaaaataaaacatgagaTTCTTAATCAAATTCTTACATCGAGAGATAAAGAATTAGttttttcaagaaaattaatcttttaattacctactgaCCGTTTATAAGTAgctacaatttaattttcatagtaGCAACACTTAAATGTCAATTCGTCACCATCACAAATCTGTCAAGCGACTGTATGGGTTGAGTgtatttatcatatttaattctaaaaatataataagacaaACTTTTTGTGCTGCgtagtgaaaaaataaacataaggTGGCGCTCAATAATTAAACACAATGTCTAAATTTGAAGACAATCCGTTTAGTGATCCAGCCATAGACAACCCCTTTGCCGTGAGTAATCTCAGTCGAAGAAATAGTGAAATTGATATCATGATATTCATACTTtgcacaataatttatttcaggaCCCTGCAGTGCAGCAAGTAGCGAGGAATACGAATAATGTGACACAGGGTCTTGACGACTATAATCCTTTTGACGGCACCCAAAATGCAAATCAAGCTACGGTAAATGGAATTCAAGTTTTTTATGGAATTCGTGGGTTGATGTGCCGATCTAATCAGTCTCAGTTAATAAGAATCTAATGTTCATTGACGTGTAATATACGAGACGTGAAAGTTGTTTATATGAAAGTAATATTCACAGATCAGAGCATTATGAATTGatgacataataaatattgatatcaaaaatatgaatatgaaCGCGATTCTTTCAATCACATTGTATCATATTGTtgctttatataaaaattgataagATAAGTAGGAATCTACTATGTCCTTCATCTGAtgaattcaattcaattataaaaaaagtcaaTAAAAACGACATAGTATTATCttgactaaaaaaaaaattagttttacCATGATAAGGATTTACTATTGTAGCCTCCGCAACAGCCAACACAGCCGGCGATCATGCAAGCAGTGTCTCCTCCGGCCAGTGGACAATATACACGACCGAGTCCCTCGCAGCAACCTCAGGCTCCACCATCAAACTTCACAACTGCTGATTTTCAGGTACTTTTCTTTCCTtagtgtaattattattaatctgttataatatttaatcttaaCAGAGGTATTGATGCACATGCAAATCTATATGTATTGCTCTAGGAAATCACTGAATGATAttcaacttaaaaataaaatatatatgacAAGCTGCGCCCTACGGTTTCACCGCGTGTCTCCGCTCCTGTGGGTCTTAGTGTGACAATATAGAAAAGAAAACCgtaaaaatttttcaaatcggatcagtaattcttgagattagcgcgttcaaacaaacaaacttcagctttataatataagtatagatttatataatatagagatttagaatttttacaatttcttCATGTGCAAGTACACAATCAGATATCTGCCcagacaaaaatatatttgtgacTATTGCACTTTTTACTTGCTCAtcaaaaaagatttatttttagtagtgGAGCACTTCACACTTGTTactaaataaaagtaatgtaaaataataataaattgttcttCACAGTAATAAATGATATCtgtaaatagatataaattattattgaaatctaaatgtaCTAGAGTTGCCAATATGTTTTCAAATGGTGAAATTAGTTATTTGCTATCTTTTTTGACGCAAACTTACTCttgttttttatcataataatgcTGCCATCAAGTTATatgatgttttaatatttttttatttgaagaatTACTAACATGCAACCATTGATattcacaaactttcacatttattatttaggatTGAATTACTACAACTATTATTACTTTCAcagtataaatttattaaaactgcTAAGTGATTACGCTTTACtatagaatataaaattacagtTGGCAACCCTAAACCCTTATATGCAAACTAAAGCACAGAGCATGCTTctaatagtatattttatttttttacaccaCACAAGGAGTTAAAGGTAATATTGCACTTTATTATGAGTCACATGTCCATTTAAtcttatctttttattatcataGTTCTGAAttcatgtttttgtttgtaaatataatgatatattatgtgtatgtgttttcTGTTAGATaagagttttattatttacttatttattattatttattagcattATGTATGCTAATACtattaattaggtatgttAATGAAGGAAACAGTAATTATtcaatagttacattaataattaccaGGAATCTGAACttgtaacaatttaaattattacatcaGGAGCAGTTCACAACTGCAAGACAAAGACTATTACTAGGcagttattttatacataaatatcatGCATGTATTTGCCTCTCATTGTCTGCGTTTTTATTAACTGTGGTTCAAAAACTTACAATCTTACAAtcattatgaaatataaataaattcattttcaataagACATTTACtagatagaaaaaataatttggtaCAATTTTTATCTAGATTTTAAGACaatatattgaaaaagtaTGCTTTGGTAAAGTAGTAGacattattgaaatttttaaatcttgaAAGTTCACTTACATTGCAAGAATACCATTGTGTAGGAGCCCCTTTATTAACAGCTTCCTTTAACAAATCATTTCCTAGTTGCTTCACAGTAGTTCTGTCCTCTTTACATTTCTTATCTTTGCTATATTTATGTAGTGGCTaatcaattattgttatatcaggaattgttatgtatattttttgctaGCAAAagttacacaaaaaaaattgtattacgttttttttattagagaGTTTTCCTGCGTGCTAAACATTGTACATTAATGTGGTGCAAATCTTACAGTCAATCATGTTAATCCATTTTACGTAATTTCTCTCTCATATAAGTAAATAGCATATATGTTTTCTACAATGGCACTCACTGAGCTTGAACTACAGAGACGGCAAGAGGAATTGGAGCGAAAAGCCGAAGAGCTAGCGCGACGGGAAGCCGAGTTGCGTGCTGGGTCCGCTGGCCGTAGGAATAACTGGCCACCGCTGCCTGCCTTTTGTCCTGTACAACCATGCTTCTACCAGGACATCAATGTGGACATACCGCTCGAGTTTCAGAGGATTGTACGGCATTTGTATCATTTGTGGATGTGTaagtattttacttttttatattaattactctaTTTACTCTAATTAGTTATAATTGATAGCTATAATTAGTACTATGATATAGTTGACGGTtggaattttatttctttggcTATAATGGTTAGAAAAACTTGTTTAGAGAAACATGACATtattcatactaatattataaatgcgaaagtaactctgtctgtctgttactcaatcgcgccttaactactgaaccaatttgcatgaaatttggtatagagatattttgatacccgagaaaggatgtCCTTTCTcctaggataggttttatcccggaaatcccacgggaacgggaactatgcgggtttttctttaactgcgcgggcaatgccgcgggtggaaagctagttctttatattaataaaaaatacatttgtgattaaagaaaaattcaaaaacatGAAATCATTACACATGGAATAGAGTAGGTAGTagatatatttacatattcaaTTATTCATATAAAGACATTAAATTCTCAGTAAACTAGTCCACTTTGACACAACTTGATAGTGAAATATGTTAATGTGTTTTTTGTGTCAATGACAATTATATTGattcaataattatgttgCAAGATATATTGTTaaccaatattttaataatcactCAATtatgttcaaattaaaatgtttgtgtgttaagcgcgtcacacacggtgaagatactataatattttatgttaagattctctaatataaaacgttatagtatcttaaggtatccggtatcgGCGTTCtgatcatttttatttttgtcattccgtactaagacccctgtagaaccgccatcctgttacaaatgacccacgGTCATTCGGACGCGCTTTAATCAGAATATGACTGTTTCAAGGCATGTTTTTTTCAGTGATGCAAAAGAAAAAAGCTTGTAAAAGAAACCTTTTTTCGTAACAAGTTCCttgtttatttcttaactactaactacaaaataaaatgaaagtgAAATACAAACAGCACTTGATAAACTTCTTCAATATGACACTACTTTCAACCGAGATTTCCAATTCGGCAAAGGAAGTTTGTCATTACAgtgttgttatttatttgtaactagatttccgcccgcggcttcgcccgcgtttgcaaaggaaaacccgcatagttcctgttcccgtgggatttccgggataaaaactatcctatgtgttaatctaagttaccctctatatgtgtgctaaatttcattgtaatcggttcagtagtttttacgtgaaagagtaacaaacattcatacatccatacaaactttcccatttataatattagtaggatagacaccttattaaaaaataaaacagatctaataaaataattatctattccAGTCCACTCCCTGGTCCTGGCATTGAACATCGTCGGCGGAATGGCCCTACTATTCTCCGGAATGGGCCCAACAGTATTCGGCCTGTCCATCCTGTATTTCATACTGCTGACACCGTTCAGTTTTGTCTGCTGGTACCGACCGATATACAAGGCGTTTAGAAGTGACTCGTCGTTCAACTTTATGGTGTTCTTCTTTATATTCCTGTTCCAAATATTGATTACTTTGGTGCAGTCTATTGGATTCAGCGGTGGTGGCTCTTGGTGAGTTAAAATTTGTTTCTATCACtgcttgtttatttatttcactttagtaaatactttcagttgtattttaatcatatcacatgtaaatatttgtaacttGAACATTAGTTATCTAAAATCATGCACATTATAATATGGTTTATACTCTAGATGAAGGCGAGTTTTAATATCATGAATACCATACTTAAgctaattataaatgtattgatTCAAAAAGTGATTTCAAGCTAATCATAATTCACATTGTTTTTCAGCGGTTTGATCACAAGCATCGACGCGTTCAGCGTGAACGTGGGAGCTGGTATCGTGACGTTGTTGGTTACCATTGGCTTCATCACCTGCGTTGTAGCTGACATTCTGCTCATGACTAAGGTAATagagatttttattaatatactgATGTGTTTTagtactaataaaatatttttagtaaagtaTTCACAGGACCTAtaccataatttaaaatgtacctaactcaggccccggaaccactgacacaatagaaaatctattgtgtcgtggaccgattgggccgcttggggctcaatgggttaagccaataaacaataactttGTCAAATGGCAAATTCCCGTTCTATTCCATGCTAAAATACTATAGGGTGCAGCTAATACTTTTTGCTAGTTAATCCAATTAGTTCGGAAGCGTGCTCGACTCTCACTTCTAAAacaaaaagacgtgtggcactcggggactgccgcggtaaagctattgcatagcatgtcttcaagccacacctccgcccgtcggagtggggagcgtgaggttttttcgttacggaatttctcgattcggtccccgcgctcaagatccgcgatagaagctatgcaatagcttattaattaatttgtaatgtCACATTGCAGGTGCACCGCATCTACCGGTCCACGGGCGCGTCGCTGGCGAAGGCGCAGGCGGAGTTCACTACGGAGATCCTGCGCAACCCGCACGTGCAGACCGCCGCCAGCAACGCCGCCGCAGCCGCCGTCAACGCGCAGATATCCAACAACCGCTACTAGCGGTGAGTGTGTGTGAGATCCGCAGCAACCCGCACGTGCAGACCGTGTGTGTGTGAGATCCTGCGCAACCCGCACGTGCAGACCGTGTGTGTGTGAGATCCTGCGCAACCCGCACGTGCAGatcgtgtgtgtgtgtgagatCCTGCGCAACCCGCACGTGCAGATCGTGTGTGCGTGTGAGATCCTGCGCAACCTGCACGTGCAGATCGTGTGTTGTGAGATCCTGCGCAACCCGCAAGTGCAGaccgtgtgtgtgtgtgtgtgtgtgtgtgattgGTCGGTGCACGATACTGTGCGTGTAAGAGTGGATGGTGCATAATGCTgcctgtgtgtgtgtgtgcgtgcgtgCGTGTGCGTATTTGTGCCGGTGAATagatataaaacttttaaaagcGGATATGAGTGCGCGTGTGGGCGAGGAAGCCGATCTAATATTGGTCGATGACCGATAATCTTTACTGTGTGAAATTTTATGGCATGAGTGCACGCACGCAATAAGTTGCTGCGTGTACTTGTGGTAactgttgaattttgtttgaaatttaaatttcaagtaTTAGTCTATCAAATTTCTTGCTACAACActtttatattaacaaaagaagtacttagttgatttttatgatttattcttTTCTTTCAGATGAAAAAACACCAATCATCGATCAGCATTTATGTGCCCAGCGGATAAGTACATAACTACgtgtaaatcaatattaaattataatatattcgagCATTATATTATTGAGGTTTATTTATTCTGAGTGCACGTTTACTATTAGTTTATTAGGCCAGTGTAAATTGTAAAGGTCACTTATCTTTTACATGTTactttttgacgtgacaacgtcttataattcgatagagccgatTGCACGCatgaaaaaacatgactcatgcggcgttacctcgctctgaggcgttccgtaaggagtgaagtgcaagcgagagtgcggaacgagcgacaaagaagcacaatcggccGTTGtaacgttcaactatcgtcagtaaaccgactttacagacaaccaatttttttttcgaaacatataattttattaaagaatttaattaaaatttctaaagatgctttcatttattaaaaaaaaatgtatatgtaatataataattaaaaaatagcacGATTTTTTTTCTGGAAACACACTTAAATATTGGTAagtaatacttatttatagtAGTTTTGAGAGACAATACTTAAAATACGTATTAATATCTGCAATGATTTCAGGTGTGCACTCGGTAAAACTATGATTAGTTAGTTTTAATATGCAATATGTATGACAAAATGcttgttattattgtatttaagaGATTTTGTTGAAGCactttgttatattaaaatgttatttgaaGTATTATTGGAACATATTCCATTATTtatccaaaataaataaaaatattttcatgttgCATAAATGTTTCCCGTGAGGTAAATTTAACACATTTTACCCATTTGCGATGTTTCTTCTTATCAATATCGAATATCGAGTAAGATCAAATGTAAATAAGGACATTATACTACGGCCAAAATGTGTATGGCTGTGTCATTTTAACATATTCTACTAACCCTTGATTATcgacattaatttttattgattgaatTAACTAAAACAGTCACCAAACATGAAGATGAAAATGTAATGAAATTCAactttcatcaaaataaataaaagacttaaaatctttcaaatatgtttaaattacattcaattatacaataaaaaataacccaattattctatatattttttttgtgaactttaaaaaaaatattcctactttttttttaataaaatgtattagacGTTGCTCattaggtaattaaatatttgtattaaattaatgaacCTTCGAAGATGCTGTTTTAATGTTTGGTGTACTGATTCTCActtgattcttttttttatacttgcagctataaatgtatatttgaaAATGATTTCGTTAaggattttaataataaaaaaatctgaatTTCTTCCCAAAAAAATGACTCAATGTTCCCTGACTTTGATGGTCACAGAAGTCTGACATATTTTGATCCCCTttgtctttaaaatttaaatctataacATGACTCCCTTTATTATTGGACTTTCTAATTGGACCACCATTTGTAAGAATATTGTAGGGGTTTATTAACTTgcttgaatataatattgtaaatttttcattaCGATGATATATTAATGACTcctttattctttaaataaatagctttATAAACTACATTGAACTAGGTATAAACTTAACACATCCAAATCTAATTgacaaatcaatattttatgcattatgtatagttatttattacttatttgcGCATCAACTGAAATATCCTTCTCATATTTAGTTATtgctagatttatttaaaaaatacatgagCTTATGAACgctttaaatatattagaaaTCCAAATATCTTCGCTGCATTTCTGgattataaaatgattatataaagtttaaatgtatttcatttgttCACGAATTTAGTTTATCACTTCAAAATTCATGTAGACATTCCATATTGGGCCAGTGTATATATCGCTTAATGTCCCTTTACGATTTCGTGTTAATGTGAATCATGtatatcaattttttaaatttcaatgtagaaTGTGTCGTGTGTTCGAACCGTTACTTAATTTGTATGTGTGTAATCTTGCCGTGTGTTTCTATTAGTTATGCACAAGACTTAAATACACAATCTAATAATGGTATTTAACGATATATTGTTAGTCTAGTCATATGACTGACGGTTTcgaaaaaatcatcaaaagcATAATAACAATGATGTATGCATTACGTACTTCTACCACGTCTTCATTCTCAAGACGGTATCTCTATGTATCTGGGCCtagtttattgtaaattattgtcaGACCGTCCTTACCCAGATAATGGTAAGCGAAGGCGTAGATTTATCTTGTTTAACTGTTTTGTAACGATTAAGTCATGTTATAAActtatgattaataataaatataatttctgaatgctgtgttttatttgattattgaTTCCTTgtcgattttaaaataaacgtaaTGGTATAATTACCGGCACGTAACTTGACAACTTAGCGCAGAAGGGAAGCTTGCGCATATAAAACTGTACCTACTAAAATTTCATGCGCAAACTTTCCCCACTGCGCCAAGTTTTCCGGGTGGATATACCTTTGAGTTAGTTAGTTTTGAGTTACCTCATTACCTAGTTACTAAACCAATTTAAATGCAGTCTGTTCTACCatcaagaaataaataatgcacTGTTGAAtgtttacttataaattacctACTATCAGCTTatactttcattttattaactcGCCTCTGAACTTTTGCTTACTTGGCTGGTAATCTCAATTcaattatgtatattgatATT from Colias croceus chromosome 16, ilColCroc2.1 encodes the following:
- the LOC123698551 gene encoding secretory carrier-associated membrane protein 5B; this translates as MSKFEDNPFSDPAIDNPFADPAVQQVARNTNNVTQGLDDYNPFDGTQNANQATPPQQPTQPAIMQAVSPPASGQYTRPSPSQQPQAPPSNFTTADFQRRQEELERKAEELARREAELRAGSAGRRNNWPPLPAFCPVQPCFYQDINVDIPLEFQRIVRHLYHLWMFHSLVLALNIVGGMALLFSGMGPTVFGLSILYFILLTPFSFVCWYRPIYKAFRSDSSFNFMVFFFIFLFQILITLVQSIGFSGGGSCGLITSIDAFSVNVGAGIVTLLVTIGFITCVVADILLMTKVHRIYRSTGASLAKAQAEFTTEILRNPHVQTAASNAAAAAVNAQISNNRY